A segment of the Candidatus Thermoplasmatota archaeon genome:
ACTTCTAAGTCGTATTCAACAGTGTCTCCCTCATTCAGATAGGTTCCAGCAGGTATGGATGAACGATGAACAAAGACATCTTTATCATCTTCTCCTTTTATGAACCCATATCCTTTTCGTGCGTTATACCATTTTATTGTTCCTTTCATTCTTTTTTTTACCTCCTATGTAATCCAGAGGATTCTTTTTTCGAACAAAAACAAAATTGTATGAAAGGTTCTTTTTTGAACAATCCAATACTCTTTGTCTCTATTCTTTGGTAGATATGTACATTTCTCGGTGTTTTATATAAGTTTCTATCCTCGTGGCTTCATCCCGAAATAGATAATTAAGGAAGAAACATTCATTTTTTCATTGGATGGGACGCGCAAAGAAAAGGATTAATCCAACAGTTGCGAACCATGTGAACCGCAATTTCACCGCCGATTTCAG
Coding sequences within it:
- a CDS encoding cold shock domain-containing protein; this encodes MKGTIKWYNARKGYGFIKGEDDKDVFVHRSSIPAGTYLNEGDTVEYDLEVAERGPQAKNIKKK